ATGAAGGGGAAAACCTTCAGGATGTGTGGGAGCACGCACAGCACTGAGTCTTCACAGAATCTGACTGACTTACAGCTTTAACTTCTGAATAATAGATGTGTTTTTTCTTCCACCTAGATGGGGGGAGAAAATTGTTGGATGTGAATTAAAGAGTTCTTTGCACTCACCAAGCGATCCTTCTCCAAGTCACTGCAACCTTTGTTACCTTCCCAGGGAGGAATTGATGTTGCAGGCATCCCTATTCCATGTGACGATGACATAATTTACAACAACCTTAGAGGAGATGGGTGCTAGCAGGTTAGCCTTGATAGGCAGTTGTCATGGAAACACATAAAAAAGAttttgtatttcacctttatttaacaaggtaggcaagttgagaacaagttctcatttacaattgcgacctggccaagataaagcaaagcagtttgacacatacaacaacatagagttacacatggagtaaaacaaacatacagtcaataatacagtagaaaaataagtctagatacaatgtgagcaaatgaggtgagataagggaggtaaaggcaaaaaaaggccatggtggcaaagtaaatacaatatagcaagtaaaacactggaatggtagatttgtagtggaagaaagtccaaagtagaaatagaaataatggggtgcaaaggagcaaaagaaataaatacagcaggggaagaggtagttgtttgggataaattatagctctgacagctggtgcttaaagctagtgagggagataagtgtttccagtttcagagatttttgtaggtcgttccagtcattggcagcagagaactggaaggagagatggccaaaggaggaattggctttgggggtgaccagcgagatatacctgctggagcgcgtgctacaggtgggtgctgctatggtgaccagtgagctgagataaggggggactttacctagcagggtcttgtagatgacctggagccagtgggtttggcgacgagtttgaagcgagggccagccaacgagagcgtacaggtcgcagtggtgggtagtatatggggctttggtgacaaaacggatggcactgtgatagactgcatccagtttattgagtagagtattggaggctattttgtaaattacatcgccgaagtcgaggatcggcaggatggtcagttttacgagggtatgtttggtgaaggatgctttgttgcaaaataggaagccaattctagatttaactttggattggagatgtttgatgtgagtcttgaaggagagcttacagtctaaccagacacctatgtatttgtagttgtccacatattctaagtcagaaccgtccagagtagtgatgctggacgggcgggcaggtgcaggcagcgatcggttgaagagcatgcatttagttttacttgtatttaagagcagttggaggccacggaaggagagttgtatggcattgaagctcgcctggagggttgttaacacagtgtccaaagaagggccagaagtatacagaatggtgtcatctgcgtagaggtggatcagacactcaccagcagcaagagcgacatcattgatgtatacagagaaaagagttggcccaagaatggaaccctgtggcacccccatagagactaccagaggcccgaacaacaggccatccgatttgacacattgaactctatcagagaagtagttggtgaaccgggcgaggcaatcatttgagaaaccaaggctactgagtctgccgatgaggatgtggtgattgacagagtcgaaagccttggccaggtcaatgactacggctgcacagtattgtttcttatcgatggcggttacgatatcgtttaggaccttgatcgtggctgaggtgcacccatgaccagctctcaaaccagattgcatagcggagaaggtgcggtgggattcgaaatggtctgtaatctgtttgttgacttggctttcagaGACCTTAGAAAgggagggtaggatagatataggtctgtagcagtttgggtcaagagtgtcccctcctttgaagagtgggatgacagcagctgctttccaatctttgggaatctcagatgacacgaaagagaggttgaacaggctagtaataggggttgcaacaatttctgcagataattttagaaagaaagggtccagattgtctagcccagctgatttgtagggtccagattttgcagctctttcagaacatcagttgACTGggtttgggagaaggagaaatggggaaggcttgggtgagtagctgtggggggtgcagtgctgttgaccgcggtaggggtagccaggtggaacacatggccagccgtagaaaaatgcttattgaaattgtcaattatagtggatttattggaggtgacagagtttcctatcctcagtgcagtgggcagctgggaggaggtgttcttattctccatggactttacagtgtcccagaacttttttgagtttgtgttgcaggaagcaaatttctgcttgaaaaagctagccttggcttttctaactgcctgtgtatattggtttctaacttccctgaaaagttgcatatcacgggggctattcgatgctaatgcagaatgccacaggatgtttttgtgttggttaagggcagtcaggtctggagagaaccaagggctatatctgttcttggttctaaatttcttgaatggggcatgcttatttaagatggtgaggaaggcctttttttaaataaccaggcatcctctactgacgggatgaggtcaatatccttccaggatacccgggccaggtcgattagaaaggcttgctcactgaaatgtttcagggagcgtttgacagtgataagtggaggtcgtttgaccgctgacccattacggatgcaggcaatgaggcagtgatcgctgagatcttggttgaaaacagcagaggtgtatttagagggcaagttggttaggatgatatctatgagggtgcccatgtttacggctttggggtagtacctggtaggttcattgataatttgtgtgagattgagggcatcaagcttagattgtaggatggctggggtgttaagcatgtcccagtataGGTCAcatagcagcacgagctctgaagatagatggggggcaatcagttgacatatggtgtccagagcacagctgggggcagagggtggtctatagcaggcatcaacagtgagagacttgtttttagagagatggatttttaaaagtagaagttcaaattgtttgggtacagacctagatagtaggacagaactctgcagtctgtctctgcagtagattgcaacaccgccccctttggccattctatcttgtctgaaaatgttgtagttagggatgaagatttcagagtttttggtagTGACAGAAGCCAAGATGACAGCCACTCTTCTGAGGCAGAAAAACTTGTTTAAGAGGcagtaaaaaatacaaaaaaatactaaCTATTGAGTCAGCAGAATATTGATGAGAGCAGTTAGAGAATTTCTGAATTGATGAAGGCAAATACTGGAAACTGGAAATCATGAGGTGTAATGCTCCCACTCCTCCCTGCCTGTCTTCAGCCCAGCCCCTAATCTGGTCTGCGGCCAGTGATTGATGTGTTGTTGTTTCCCTCAGCCTGTCTGTGCTGGAGCTGGATTGGAGCAGATCGCTTGGCAAGTGAGCGTATCTGTATTCAGCCAGAGATCCGATGGTATGAGGGTTGCTATAGCTACGCAACAAAGGTCATTATGAGAGAGTTCTCGAGGTGTTCTCCAGCCTGACAGATATTTCTGCACAACCGAGCACTGAGGAGGAGAAATCTCACATCACTCCCTAAGTTTCTATCATTTATCACATAGACATGTAGGTACAGCTCATACCACAGTCTTTACACGGAGAGAAAAAGGCATGGATATGATGAAACTGATTCAGTATCTGTAagcagtaggtaggtaggtaggtaggtaggtaggtaggtaggtaggtaggtaggtaggtaggtaggtaggtagggaggagggagggagggagggagggagggagggagggagggagggagggagggagggagggagggagggagggagggagggagggagggagggagggagggagggagggagggagggagggagggatcttGATAAGTATGACTGCACTTGATCCAATTATGTCTTTCACCTCATCAACCTTGTGGATGATTACTGTAAATGAGAAGCTATAGTCATGTCTGCATCTTCATGTATGTATTGAGTCATACATAGCTTTGCTTATTCATGTCATAATCCCTTATAATTAGCATTACATACTCAGTACAAGGTGACCTGTAATTGACCTTAGACCACTGTTCCATCTTAACACCTTTATCAAAGCTATGAGAACACTTGACTGTACCAGACCTTGGTTCAAATACGTGTGTGTTTAAAAACAtgtgtttaaaaacatttttttttaagaatatgtATTTGAGTGTTTTCAAAACACAGCACAAAGCAAGTCGTTTTCCTTTattattaaaaaccaaagtcaatGAAATTGCATTTGAAACTATTTTCAAATGCTTaattcaaatactattttctaATACCTGGGCTAAATGCATGGGAGTGCatttgagtcagtgtatttgagtatttaaaATACTTTCCAACGTTATCTGAATACTTGATTTAAAATGCATTaaaaagtaattgaaatacctGAAATCGTTTTTGAACCCAGGTCCTGACTGTACACAACATTATTATTTTCTATTTCATATATTGCATTTAAGAGGCCTTTGTGCTGGTTGTAAAACCTGTGTTAGTACCAAATTAAATATAGTGCATTCTGAACAGGTGATTCACATTGACTCACTTCATTAAACATACTACTTTAGTTCCAACCTTTTCACACTGATAGTAAGTAAAACATGAACAGTAACTGTCTTTTGCAAAGTGCGATTTATTACGTTGCcttgattacatttctctacatTCACAAATAAGCCAGTAACATATAGAATCCAACTGTAAAAGATTTAAGATATTTTCCTTTCCTGTCTCGAGAAAGACAAAACATCTTGCACATCGACAGGGGTGGAATTGGGAGGGAATGAGTGGGAACAGAGTTCCCAAAGTGAAAAACTTTGGACATGTAAAAATACAGAATCTGAACATTCTACATTGGTTAATTCCCAGAGTGATTATTTTCCAATTccatccctgcacattgttacgTTAGACTCTCTTTACATATACATAAACAACTTTGTTGTGGGCTGCCCATCTGCAACTGTCTTTAGGTTGAACCAACTGGTTTGTAAAAATACAAGAGTTATTTCTGTAGACGTGAGCCTTTGTCGTTTCCGGGAGCAGAAGTCTTCTTTGTGGACGCTGGATCGCAGGGCCCACGTTGGGGGCCCGTTTATGCAGGGGCCACGGAGCTGGAGGACACGGAGGAGGCCTCGGTCTTGGAGGCAGTGGTGGAGGCTCCTTCTTCCTCCTCGAAGGGGTTCTTCCCACAGCACAGGGTGGTGATCATGCAGTGGCGGAACTGCTTGTTCATCAACACGTAGATGAGAGGGTTGTACAGGGCCGAACTCTTGGCAAAGAATGCCGGAATTGTCATGAAGACGGGGCCGAACTCTGATCCCTGGTTGCAGAAGATATACCAGGCCACGCTGGCGTAGGGCACCCAGGACACTAGGTAGGAGACGACCATCATGATGACCATGCGGGTCACTTCCCTCTCAGCCCTCTGGGTGGTCTCAGATTCCTGCTGGGCGGCGGCCGCTGCCTTGACAGCGCAGAGCAGGTTGCCGTAGCAGAAGGTGATGATAAACAGGGGAATCGAAAAGTGGACGATGAACATGTAGACGACAAAGGACTCGTTGTTTACCCCAGGGGCGCGTGTGTAGTAGTCGATTCCACATGAGCACTGCATGCCCTCGGGGATATAGCGGGACCAGCCGAGTAGAGGGGGCACGGAGCAAGCAGAAGCCATGACCCAGGTAAAGGCCACGCCGATGATGGCATGCGTCTCACTGAAGCGGAAGTTGCTAATAGGTTTGCAAACGACCAACCACCTCTCGATAGCCAGGACGACCAGGGACCACAGGCCAATCTCACCACCATGGGTAGCAAAGAATGCCTCGATGTTGCAGCCCGTTCTTCCAAAGACGAAATAGCCATGCATGGAGGTGTACATCGTAGTGGTGAAGCCGCCGATAACCATGAAGAGATCGGCCACAGCCAGGTTGAGCAGGATGTAGTTCAGGGCGGTCCTCAGCTTTTTGTGCTCGATGGTGACGTAGAGTGTGAGGAAGTTGATGGGGAAGCCGGTGAGGATGAGGAAGAACATGTAGGCGGCCATGAGTGAGTACGCCGCTGGGCTGACAAGGTAGTACTGGGGGTATTCATAGGGGTTCCTAACAATGCCAGTAGCATTGGACATAGGGACGTAGAAATCTGGTCCCTCTGTGCCGTTCATGGTTGCGGTCTTGCGGTGCCTTTCAGCCCTTCTTCAGATGGTGTTCCGGCTGTACAGAAAGAGAGATGACAAGGGTCCTTTCTACAAATGCACCCAGGAGGTGAGGCTCCTGATTTTATAGGCACATCTTAAGGTGTTAGATGATCACTTTCCAAATCAGTCAGCACAATGTGATTTAGGCCACTGTTAATATATAATCCAGCCACCACTGCAAACATAACTGGCCACTCATCAAGTTATTAAGGTTACACCTGCTCATACCTATCAGGAGATGATGGCTTAATCTGAAACGCTGCATTGGCTGTGACACACCTAGGCCTCATCCATATACCCAGTTCTGAGTTAGTCATTTGCGTACAACTTTTAAACACTTTGTTATATTTACAGTCTGTCTTTTGAAGATATATTTCAATATATTCTAGAGACATGTTTGAAGCTTCATACTCCAAGCATAAAAGAGTGAAGAGACGGAGTGTTGTGGGAGAACAGATGGTTTATTTTAAGTGGCGATAAGAAACACTTTAAGTTATGGTAATTCATAGGCACAAAGTAGAATAGCTGCACCACCAGGAAATACTATATGGTGattgaaatatgtttttataGATAATGGTCTGAGACGTGTAAACTTCCTCATTCTGAAAATATGACATAATTGTACATGAAATGAATATATGTATTAATATTAGCTATAGCAATATTTATAGATTTTTATCAAAATACTGTAAAATATTATTAAGTGTAGCAACAAAGTTACATGTAATTCACAGGTAATTTATTGAGTACTTGTGCTTATGTTGCAGTATTATAGGTGATGCTTATTGTGTGACTAAGATTTTAAgaccgtgtgtgtgcgtgtgcatgcatgtTTGCATGTttatgtgcgtgcgtgtttgtgtgtgtgggagagaggatAACTCATGCATTTCAATGTCATTTCCTCCCAAACATCCTACAAACATGTCAATCAAAAGAGTATTCACATTTATTACTGTTTAATAACCTTAAAAGTTTATTTCAAGAGATGTTATATTCTGCATATCTTCTGTTCTAATGTAGCCTAAATAAATTATAATGATCATGTGAGAGGTAGTCTTCTGCAGTAATGCTGTTTGCGTATTTTTGATTATCAATGTAAAATTAAACAAACTAGGGGAAATGAGGGGAAAGTAGAGAGTAGACTTGTAAAGAAGAACTAGACCATCTTAGTTGCTAGAAGAGAGCTTCGCTCAGCACTTTCTAATGGGCATTGTATTAAAGAGATTTGGAGCTTACGGACGTGTTACTTTAAGAGGCCTGTAATGAGGTTAGTGTCCCATTGGTCACCCTCAGACACAACATTATGGATACTCACACATTTACTGCTCTTTTTACTCAACAAGGAGCTATAAAAATTTTGGAAAATCCATAATACAATGGGGAAAGTGTCTACCTTTAGATTACAAGTCCAAAGGAGTGAAGAAGCTGTAGTGGCAGCTACTGTAGTGGAGGAACATAAGAATACTATTTCATCCTGTCAAAGCCCCAAGTGTTATTCAGAACCATGACTTATTTAGTAACTTTATAAATcactttcatttatttattcaccTTAAAAAGTGCACTGTATGATGTTTTATTCATTCGGTATTCAGTATGCCAATCTGTACgctcaaaatgtaaaaaaaaatactgtgTAGATAATAAATACTGCCAGTTGGGGCCTAGCCAAGACCTACCCAAGACCATGTTTAATGAGCTATTCTCCTACCTGAAAGGGAAAGGGATCCGCCACATCGCCCAGCATTCTACCACCCCCAGGGACAGAGCTGGGTAGAGCGGTTTAATCAGACGCTCAAGAACCAGACACTTAAAAAAACTTGCACAAGGTTGCACATTCGCCATCAGCCTGCTCTAAACACTTCTGCACTACCATGCCACGCAGCAGCTCTCCACCACAGGGGTCTCTCTAGTCCAGTGGATTCATATTGGGGCGTGAGCTTCAGCTACTGAGGCACCTCCAGGGTTAGGGGCTAACAGGCCCAACCCTGCAGTCCACAGGTGGCTGCTAGCACCTTAATTGGAGAGAACGgtctcatagtaatggctggaacagaataaatggaatggcatcaaacacattaaacacatggcttccattccattcactccattccagccatttggtctgagccatcctcccctcaccagcctcctgtgctggCCAGCCCCGTCCGGTCCAAACCCCTACCAGGCCTTAGCCCGGCCAGTCTGTACTCATAGCAGGCCTGAGCACCTGCGCGACTTCCACACTGAGTTTCACACCTGGGTTCCCGTGATTGGGAGGGGAAGAAATGTTATGTCCGTACATGAAAACATATGTCAGTGACGTGAAGCATTATTGTTACAGTGTTTGACCCTGAAGCATGTTTACGACCCCCATGTATTGTATTGTTCAGTTGACGTTATGATTAAAATAATGCAGTTAGCTCTGACATCAGTGCCCTCATCTGTCCTTCAAACAGGTATGTCACTACGGTGGTTACTTCATATACTGCTCTTCCAATAATTCAAGATGTCTTGTGCAGGTAAAGTGTGCTCTCTAGTGGAGTGTTATCAACATGACCAGATTTCTCTGTGAGATGGTGGTGCACAGCATCAATATGGAATATAGAGGGCAGTAGTGAGACGGAGCTGTAGTGAGATGGAGTTGTGGTGATAAGGCAAATCTCAGCTGCCCTGCATAGAAAGAGGTTTTAGTGTATAGTACCATGTGTAGATTGTGTCATTTGATATCAATCACCAATTGACCTTTCCACTATGCGATTTGTGCAGAATATTAAATGATCCATTGACCATCATGGTAGTCAGTTCATCAGGAGTCTCTTCTAGGAAGAATAGCCTAGTATAGCACCTTGGAAGTCATTCCATAaattaccataggctaatgagGCTAatgacactacactacattactgaTGAGCAGATCAGCTAGCTAGGATTATTCAGGGTAGTAATTAAATGTGTGGTAGCCTGGTCCCAAATCTGTATAAAGAAAAGGgggttgaattatgacattttttaCTCCTTGTTGGCGCTTTTAGGGTTACAATTTGGCAACCCTGGGGGAGGTGGGTAATCAGCTGATCAGAGAGGGAGTGGGGTGAAGTTAGTTGATGAtttaaggtcagttttgcattttccccactaaAGGTTAAATATAGGATtggtggaggaatggagggagggaaacaTAGAGGAAGATGGGGTGATGAATATAATCCTACCTCTACAGTTTGCCACATGTCCAAGTTCTATTTTTCATTTCAGCGGTTTTAGGGCAGGGTATCCTGAGCTAAGATCCTTGGGACACGCTCATAGCCGCCTGCTCCCTGCTGTGCCTTAGGGAGCAGGATAGCCTCCTGTCATGTGGTTTAGGAAAAAAGACATCAAAGCTCAGAGGTTAGTTGGTAACAGATCACATAAATAAACTAGAATTTCTCAGAATAATATAGTGGATATACAATGCAATgccacaaaaaataaacaaatagctGTTTGCCTGTTGTTATATGTCGTGGTTATTTTAGGATATCCACTGATAAGCAGCAAccagttctgtctgtctctctgagacTGTCTAAGACTGTCTGTCTTTAATTCAGCCCACTGTCTGAGAATACTGACAATGGGTCCAAATGTGCCACATGTCCAAGACATGAAGAAATAGTGCTCAAATCATTTAAAAAGTACTGTTTTATCTGTGTGTCCTATGATTAATTCATCAAAATCAATCAAGTGAAAGGGAAACATAAGTATTTCTCAAAGCAAGAATATGAGTATAGAGCAGACTACTAAAGAAATACACAAAGTATAGGCTGTTGCTCATAGATATAATAACCAACAGATGCCTTGAGATGATGTCAGCATGCTCATTTCCATGCTGTAGCTATGGCTGTAGGCTGTGTTGGTATGCTGTAATGTGGTCATGCGGAAGTAAGCTTAAGCTTTAATAAGGGCCTGAGTGAGGATGGTTCTGACCCTAAGTCCTGGGAAAGGGGCTCACAGCAGTGGGTacagtgaccacacacacacacacacacacacacacacacacacacacacacacacacacacacacacacacacacacacacacacacacacacacacacacacacacacacacacacacacacacacacgcacacaaatgcAAACAcacgtcatacacacacacatacacacacacacatacacacacacacagaacagaagtGCATATCACACACATGCTCGCACAGCGCACACACACCTTTTAGGGGCCATTAgttttcttaacctctctggggtatgtgggacgctagcgtgcgggacacactattcaacagccaatgaaatagcagggcggcaaattcaaaacaacaaaaatctcataattcaaatttctcaaacatacaactattatatcccattttaaagatacacttctcgttaatccaaccacattgtccgatttctaaacggctttacggcgaaaacataacattagattatgttaggacagcgccgagacaagaaaaaccacacagccattttccaagcaaggagaggcgtcacaaaaacagaaatacagctaaaatgaatcactaacctttgatgatcttcatcagatggcactcataggacttcatgttacacaatacatgtatgttttgctcgataaagttcatatttatataaaaaaaaacattttacattggcgtgtaatgttcagaaatgttttgcctcccaaaacttccggtgaatgagcatatcaatttacagaaatattcatcataaacgttgataaaatattcaacagttagtaaaagaattatagatacagttctccttaatgcaaccactctgtcagatttcaaaaaagctttacggtgaaagcaaattttgcaataatctgagtacagagctcagccatcaaagcaagctatacagatacccgccatgttggagtcaacagaaatgacaaaaattacattataaatattcacttacctttgatgatcttcatcggaatgcactcccaggaatcccagttccagaataaatgtttgttttgttcgatgaagtccatcatttatgtccaaatacctcctttttgttagtgcgtttagtccactactccaaatgcaggaagcgcacgcaaaatgtcacgacgaaaagttaaaaaaaaaaagctctatttacattcgtagaaacatgtcaaacgatgtatagcatcaatctttaggatgtttttatcataaatcttccataatattccaaccggacgattcctttgtctttaaaaaagaaaaggaacacagctaactctcaggTGAGCACGCGCCACTGAacccatgtcattttctcagttgTCTACTTCCAAGACGTCTTATTCTCttcctattcacagtagaagc
The DNA window shown above is from Salmo salar chromosome ssa13, Ssal_v3.1, whole genome shotgun sequence and carries:
- the rho gene encoding rhodopsin (The RefSeq protein has 1 substitution compared to this genomic sequence) — encoded protein: MNGTEGPDFYVPMSNATGIVRNPYEYPQYYLVSPAAYSLMAAYMFFLILTGFPINFLTLYVTIEHKKLRTALNYILLNLAVADLFMVIGGFTTTMYTSMHGYFVFGRTGCNIEAFFATHGGEIGLWSLVVLAIERWLVVCKPISNFRFSETHAIIGVAFTWVMASACSVPPLLGWSRYIPEGMQCSCGIDYYTRAPGVNNESFVVYMFIVHFSIPLFIITFCYGNLLCAVKAAAAAQQESETTQRAEKEVTRMVIMMVVSYLVSWVPYASVAWYIFCNQGSEFGPVFMTIPAFFAKSSALYNPLIYVLMNKQFRHCMITTLCCGKNPFEEEEGASTTASKTEASSVSSSSVAPA